The following coding sequences lie in one Bacteroides helcogenes P 36-108 genomic window:
- a CDS encoding DUF6169 family protein: MVLSSQPLYEVTEEGEWNYSFITKHGIIYHAYFIDFSVYHPNFSDVYTFNIEPETDTPHPIDNGIACTVVYILKLFFSVKKRAMIMVCDNMDGKEEKRRLLFSKWFLRHNDGNIIKYDAAAVTDDYQLYVSIYLNRENSERDALVSAFYDLVKNNFYPVD, translated from the coding sequence CTGAAGAAGGTGAGTGGAATTACTCATTTATAACTAAACATGGAATAATTTATCATGCTTATTTTATTGATTTTTCAGTTTATCATCCAAACTTTTCTGATGTTTACACCTTTAATATTGAACCGGAAACAGATACTCCTCATCCAATAGATAATGGAATAGCCTGCACGGTTGTATATATTCTGAAACTTTTCTTTTCCGTAAAGAAACGAGCCATGATAATGGTATGTGACAATATGGATGGTAAGGAAGAGAAGCGGAGACTTTTATTTTCTAAATGGTTTCTCAGACATAATGATGGCAACATAATCAAATATGATGCGGCTGCTGTGACTGATGACTATCAGTTGTATGTGTCGATCTATTTGAATAGAGAGAACTCGGAACGTGATGCCTTAGTGTCTGCTTTTTATGATTTAGTAAAAAATAATTTCTATCCTGTAGATTAG
- a CDS encoding NAD-dependent epimerase/dehydratase family protein has protein sequence MNILITGIHGFVGSNLVAALKERHNLYGLDIVAPEKEGVIKTFSWKDIEPSSFPMRNLPEFDAIIHLAGKAHDTKNRSAAQVYFDINTGLTQKIFDFFTESSVRKFIFFSSVKAAADSVVGDVLTEDVVPSPVGPYGESKIKAEEYILSHFSPDNLQDSISKSEDKQVYILRPCMIHGPGNKGNLNLLYNVVKKGIPWPLGAFENRRSFTSIDNLCYVVEGLLTKDVAGGIYHMGDDEALSTNELITLMCEVLGRKPHIWKMDRRMMEGCAKLGTLLHLPLNTEHLRKLTENYVVSNAKIKSALGIDRMPVRAEEGIVKTIRSFTI, from the coding sequence ATGAACATACTAATTACGGGAATCCACGGCTTTGTGGGTTCCAATCTTGTTGCTGCCCTAAAGGAGCGTCACAACCTTTACGGGCTGGATATTGTTGCCCCTGAAAAGGAAGGGGTAATAAAAACTTTTTCCTGGAAGGACATTGAGCCTTCTTCTTTTCCGATGCGGAACCTTCCGGAGTTTGACGCTATCATCCATTTGGCAGGCAAGGCTCACGATACGAAGAACCGGTCTGCTGCCCAGGTGTATTTTGACATCAATACAGGGCTGACACAGAAGATATTCGATTTCTTTACGGAGTCGTCTGTTAGGAAGTTCATCTTTTTCAGTTCGGTAAAGGCTGCCGCCGACAGTGTGGTGGGGGATGTACTTACGGAGGATGTAGTGCCGTCTCCGGTCGGTCCATACGGGGAAAGCAAGATAAAAGCCGAAGAATACATTCTGTCTCATTTTTCACCTGACAATTTGCAGGATTCAATTTCAAAGAGTGAGGATAAACAGGTTTATATCCTTCGTCCTTGCATGATTCACGGTCCGGGTAACAAGGGTAATCTGAATCTGCTTTATAATGTTGTGAAAAAAGGTATCCCCTGGCCTTTGGGAGCATTTGAGAATAGGCGTTCTTTCACTTCGATAGATAACCTTTGCTATGTGGTGGAAGGCTTGTTGACCAAGGATGTTGCCGGCGGCATTTATCATATGGGTGACGACGAAGCCTTGTCAACGAACGAGTTGATTACCTTGATGTGTGAGGTCTTGGGACGTAAGCCACATATCTGGAAGATGGACAGGCGCATGATGGAAGGATGTGCCAAGTTGGGAACGTTGCTTCATCTTCCTTTGAACACGGAACACCTGCGCAAGCTGACGGAGAATTATGTGGTGAGCAATGCGAAGATAAAGTCCGCATTGGGTATTGACAGGATGCCTGTGCGTGCGGAGGAGGGGATCGTGAAAACGATTAGGTCATTTACAATTTGA
- a CDS encoding MraY family glycosyltransferase, producing the protein MYYLIVLVLLFLAELFYFRVADKCNIIDKPNQRSSHTRITLRGGGIIFYFGALAYFLTSGFEYPLFMLALTLVTFISFVDDIKSTRQVTRLIFHFSAMGLMFCQWGLFSLSWWWIVIALIICTGIINAYNFMDGINGITGGYSLVVLTALAIINAEFIPFVEGDFIYTVICSVMVFCFFNFRKRAKCFAGDVGSVSIAFILLFLIGKLIIRTGDFSWIVLLSVYGVDSVLTIIHRLMLHENIGLPHRKHLYQLMANELQIPHVVVSSVYMAVQAVVIAGYVFCMNHGYWYLSAVILFLGFIYICFMKKYFKLHQSL; encoded by the coding sequence ATGTATTATTTGATAGTTTTGGTTCTGCTCTTTTTAGCAGAACTTTTTTATTTTAGGGTGGCTGACAAGTGTAATATCATTGATAAACCCAATCAACGTAGTAGTCATACACGGATTACTTTGCGGGGTGGGGGAATCATTTTCTACTTTGGAGCATTGGCTTATTTTCTGACGAGTGGCTTTGAATACCCCTTGTTTATGCTTGCCCTGACACTGGTTACGTTCATCAGCTTTGTGGATGATATCAAGTCCACCCGGCAGGTAACAAGATTGATTTTCCATTTCTCGGCCATGGGATTGATGTTCTGCCAATGGGGCTTGTTTTCCTTGTCTTGGTGGTGGATTGTCATTGCCTTGATTATCTGCACGGGTATCATCAATGCCTATAACTTCATGGATGGAATCAACGGTATTACGGGCGGTTATTCCTTGGTTGTGCTAACTGCCTTGGCGATAATCAACGCAGAGTTCATCCCTTTTGTTGAAGGTGATTTCATTTATACGGTGATTTGTTCCGTCATGGTCTTCTGTTTCTTCAACTTCCGCAAGAGAGCGAAGTGTTTTGCGGGTGATGTGGGTTCTGTAAGTATTGCTTTTATTCTTCTTTTCCTGATAGGCAAACTAATTATCCGTACAGGAGATTTCAGTTGGATTGTCTTATTATCTGTCTATGGTGTTGACAGTGTTTTGACTATCATTCACCGCCTGATGCTTCATGAGAATATCGGTTTGCCCCACCGTAAGCATTTGTATCAGCTTATGGCGAATGAACTGCAGATCCCTCATGTGGTGGTTTCTTCTGTCTATATGGCGGTTCAAGCTGTAGTTATAGCAGGATATGTCTTCTGCATGAATCATGGTTATTGGTATTTATCGGCAGTGATTCTGTTTCTTGGCTTCATTTATATCTGTTTTATGAAGAAATATTTCAAATTACATCAATCTTTATAA
- a CDS encoding Hsp20/alpha crystallin family protein has protein sequence MMPVRRNQNWLPSIFNDFFDNDWMVKANATAPAINVFETEKEYKVELAAPGMTKEDFNVHIDEENNLVISMEKKIENKEENNKDEKKEGRYLRREFSYTKFQQTMILPDDVDKDKISAQVENGVLNVNLPKFTEQEKEKTKKFIDVK, from the coding sequence ATGATGCCTGTAAGAAGAAACCAAAATTGGTTACCGAGTATTTTTAATGATTTCTTTGATAATGACTGGATGGTAAAAGCAAATGCCACCGCACCTGCCATTAATGTATTTGAGACAGAAAAGGAATACAAAGTGGAATTGGCTGCTCCAGGTATGACAAAGGAAGATTTCAATGTTCATATTGACGAAGAAAACAACCTGGTCATCAGCATGGAGAAAAAAATCGAGAACAAGGAAGAAAATAATAAAGACGAAAAGAAAGAGGGGCGCTACCTGCGTCGTGAGTTCTCATACACCAAATTCCAGCAGACAATGATTTTGCCGGATGACGTAGATAAAGATAAAATTTCTGCTCAGGTAGAAAACGGTGTGCTGAATGTCAACTTACCTAAGTTCACTGAACAAGAAAAAGAGAAGACAAAAAAATTCATTGATGTAAAATAA
- a CDS encoding long-chain fatty acid--CoA ligase, with protein sequence MEQEQGFIDYIEQSIINNWDRNALTDYKGITLQYKDVARKIAKFHIVLESAGIQPGDKIAVCGRNSAHWAVAFLATITYGAVIVPILHEFKADNIHNIVNHSEAKLLFAGDQIWENLNDEAMPLLIGIALLTDFNPVVCRNKQLLEAFEHRNAIYGARYPKNFRPEHICYRKEKSPEELAVINYTSGTTGYSKGVMLPYRSLWSNIAYCHEMLPVRPGDHIVSMLPLGHVFGMVYDFLYGFSAGAHLYFLTRMPSPKIIAQSFSEIKPRVISCVPLIIEKIIKKNILPRIDNRIGKLLLRVPIINDKIKTAARKEAMEIFGGNFDEIIIGGAPFNADVERFLKQIGFPYTIAYGMTECGPIICSSRWETLKLASCGKATTRMEVKIDSPDPQNVAGEIICKGTNLMLGYYKNIEATSQIIDIHGWLHTGDLATMDADGYVTVRGRSKNMLLTASGQNIYPEEIESKLNNMPYVSESLLVLQQEKLIALIYPDFEDAFAHGLAQPDIEKVMEENRKELNLQLPAYSQITKVKIYFEEFEKTAKKSIKRFMYQEAKG encoded by the coding sequence ATGGAACAGGAACAAGGGTTCATTGACTACATAGAACAAAGTATTATCAATAATTGGGATCGCAATGCCCTGACAGACTATAAAGGAATTACCCTACAATATAAAGACGTAGCAAGAAAAATAGCCAAATTCCATATTGTACTGGAAAGTGCCGGAATTCAGCCCGGTGACAAAATTGCAGTTTGCGGTCGAAACAGTGCTCATTGGGCAGTAGCCTTCCTTGCCACTATCACCTATGGCGCTGTCATTGTTCCTATTCTTCACGAATTCAAGGCCGACAATATACATAATATAGTAAATCATTCTGAGGCCAAACTCCTTTTTGCTGGTGACCAGATATGGGAAAATCTGAATGACGAAGCTATGCCCTTACTTATAGGAATAGCATTGCTGACTGATTTCAATCCGGTAGTATGTCGTAATAAACAGTTATTGGAGGCTTTCGAGCATCGTAATGCCATCTATGGCGCACGTTATCCCAAAAATTTTCGTCCCGAACACATTTGTTACCGTAAAGAAAAATCACCCGAAGAATTGGCCGTCATTAACTATACATCCGGTACAACAGGGTACTCCAAAGGAGTGATGCTGCCTTACCGCAGTCTTTGGTCAAACATTGCATACTGCCATGAGATGCTGCCCGTTCGTCCCGGTGATCATATTGTTTCTATGCTCCCTTTGGGACATGTATTCGGCATGGTATATGATTTTTTATACGGTTTCTCAGCCGGTGCACATCTCTATTTCCTTACCCGCATGCCGTCACCCAAGATTATCGCCCAATCATTTTCAGAAATCAAACCGCGTGTCATCTCGTGCGTACCGCTTATTATAGAAAAAATCATCAAGAAAAACATCCTGCCTCGGATAGACAACAGAATCGGTAAGCTCCTGCTACGCGTACCTATTATTAATGATAAGATAAAAACCGCAGCCCGTAAGGAAGCCATGGAAATCTTCGGTGGAAACTTTGATGAAATAATCATTGGCGGAGCACCTTTCAATGCCGACGTAGAACGTTTTCTTAAACAAATAGGATTCCCATATACCATTGCGTATGGCATGACTGAATGCGGCCCTATCATCTGTTCCAGCCGTTGGGAAACCCTGAAGCTCGCTTCATGCGGCAAGGCAACTACCCGTATGGAAGTGAAAATAGATTCTCCCGATCCCCAAAATGTAGCAGGTGAAATTATATGCAAGGGAACCAATCTGATGTTGGGATATTATAAAAATATTGAAGCCACTTCTCAAATTATTGACATACACGGCTGGCTGCATACCGGTGACCTCGCAACAATGGATGCCGACGGATACGTTACAGTGCGTGGCCGCAGCAAAAATATGCTGCTCACAGCAAGTGGACAGAATATTTATCCGGAAGAAATAGAAAGCAAACTGAACAATATGCCGTATGTTTCCGAGTCCCTCCTTGTCTTGCAGCAGGAGAAACTCATTGCACTTATTTACCCGGACTTTGAGGATGCTTTCGCACATGGATTGGCTCAGCCGGATATTGAAAAGGTAATGGAAGAAAATCGCAAAGAACTCAACCTGCAGTTACCGGCTTATTCCCAAATAACAAAAGTGAAAATTTATTTCGAGGAATTTGAAAAAACTGCAAAGAAAAGCATTAAACGTTTCATGTATCAAGAAGCAAAAGGATAA
- a CDS encoding potassium/proton antiporter yields MLFTAENILLTGSILLFVSIIVGKTGYRFGVPALLLFLVVGMLFGSDGLGLQFHNAKEAQFIGMVALSIILFSGGMDTKFMEIRPILAPGIVLSTIGVLLTALFTGLFIWWLSGMSWTNIHLPLITSLLLASTMSSTDSASVFAILRSQKMNLKHNLRPMLELESGSNDPMAYMLTIVLIQFIQSSGMGILQILGSFAIQFIVGAAAGYLLGKLAILMLNRLNIDNQALYPILLLSFVFFTFSITDLLRGNGYLAVYIAGMMVGNNKIMYRKEIYTFMDGLTWLFQIIMFLCLGLLVNPHEMLEIAVVALLIGVFMIVVGRPFSVFLCLLPFGKKITFKSNLFVSWVGLRGAVPIIFATYPVVAQVPGAGVIFNIVFFITIVSLVIQGTTVSWIARLLGLSTPMEKTGNDFGVELPEEIDSDLRDMSVTEEILKRGDTLKDMNLPKGTLVMIVKRGDEYLIPNGTLKLHVGDKLLLISEKAKE; encoded by the coding sequence ATGTTATTTACAGCAGAAAACATTCTACTAACAGGTTCTATTCTACTTTTCGTCAGTATTATTGTTGGCAAGACAGGCTACCGTTTCGGAGTTCCCGCTTTGTTACTTTTTCTTGTGGTAGGTATGCTTTTCGGAAGCGATGGCTTAGGTTTGCAGTTCCACAATGCCAAGGAAGCGCAGTTCATTGGCATGGTAGCTCTTAGCATCATCCTGTTCTCCGGCGGTATGGACACCAAATTTATGGAGATAAGGCCCATTCTGGCTCCCGGCATTGTCTTATCCACCATAGGTGTATTGCTGACAGCCCTATTCACTGGACTATTCATCTGGTGGCTTTCAGGCATGAGTTGGACCAACATCCATCTTCCACTTATTACCTCACTGCTATTGGCATCTACCATGTCCTCTACCGACTCCGCATCCGTATTTGCCATTCTGAGATCGCAGAAAATGAACCTGAAACATAACTTACGTCCGATGCTGGAATTAGAAAGCGGCAGTAATGATCCCATGGCATATATGCTCACCATTGTACTCATCCAGTTTATCCAATCTTCAGGAATGGGAATTCTCCAGATATTGGGATCATTCGCCATACAGTTCATTGTCGGCGCCGCGGCCGGTTATTTACTCGGCAAGCTGGCAATTCTTATGCTGAACCGCCTGAATATTGATAATCAAGCACTCTACCCTATTCTTCTGCTTTCATTCGTTTTTTTCACTTTCTCCATTACCGATCTATTAAGAGGTAACGGTTATTTAGCAGTTTATATCGCAGGCATGATGGTAGGAAATAATAAAATCATGTATCGCAAGGAAATATATACTTTTATGGACGGCCTGACATGGCTCTTCCAAATCATCATGTTCCTTTGTCTCGGTCTGCTTGTCAACCCTCACGAAATGCTTGAGATTGCTGTGGTAGCACTGCTTATTGGTGTATTTATGATTGTTGTCGGACGTCCGTTCAGTGTTTTCTTATGCCTGCTTCCTTTTGGTAAGAAAATTACTTTCAAATCAAACCTGTTCGTATCATGGGTAGGACTGCGTGGAGCCGTGCCTATCATCTTTGCCACCTATCCTGTCGTAGCCCAAGTTCCCGGCGCAGGAGTGATCTTCAATATCGTCTTTTTCATAACCATCGTATCACTCGTCATTCAGGGTACTACGGTTTCTTGGATTGCACGCCTGCTTGGCCTCTCTACCCCGATGGAGAAAACCGGAAACGATTTCGGTGTGGAATTGCCCGAAGAAATAGATTCCGACCTGCGTGATATGAGCGTTACCGAAGAAATACTGAAACGAGGTGATACCCTGAAAGATATGAACCTGCCCAAAGGAACGCTTGTTATGATCGTGAAACGTGGAGATGAATACCTCATCCCAAATGGAACGTTAAAACTGCATGTAGGAGATAAATTGCTGTTAATTTCAGAAAAGGCCAAAGAGTAA
- a CDS encoding sensor histidine kinase — translation MLKKLGNYYLFRVTISLLVTLVSGLMWALAFTEHVYTNGLGNPLFWAVFCTLSLPLVLCWQQKLYRHHIRKVLFMLDAMENDDNAIHFSESEPDIDSRLVNQALNRVTRILYNVKSETAQQEKYYELILDCVNTGVLVLNDNGAVYQKNSEALRLLGLNVFTHINQLTRIDPRLTNILANCRPGDKFQIPFSNERGTVNLSVRVSNITVRKEHLRILALNDINSELDEKEIDSWIRLTRVLTHEIMNAVTPITSLSDTLLNLTASPSSQDEIRSGLQTISSTGKGLLAFIESYRKFTRIPTPEPSLFYVKSFIERMVELARHQHPDVHVTFHTHITPNDLILYADENLISQVLINLLKNAIQAIEADKMPDKEGNIHIRAYCNETEAILIEISNNGLAIPQEIAEHIFIPFFTTKEGGSGIGLSISRQIMRLSGGNISLLPGKETTFILKFN, via the coding sequence ATGCTCAAAAAGTTAGGTAACTATTATCTTTTCCGTGTCACAATCAGCCTGCTGGTGACCCTTGTCTCAGGGCTGATGTGGGCTTTGGCTTTCACAGAACATGTTTATACAAATGGATTGGGCAATCCGCTATTCTGGGCTGTATTCTGTACCCTTTCTCTCCCTCTTGTCCTGTGCTGGCAACAAAAACTTTACCGCCATCATATCCGGAAAGTGCTATTCATGCTCGATGCCATGGAGAACGATGATAATGCCATCCATTTTTCCGAATCCGAGCCCGACATAGATTCACGTCTGGTAAATCAGGCACTGAACAGGGTGACCCGTATTTTATACAATGTGAAAAGTGAAACAGCCCAACAAGAGAAATACTATGAGCTTATCCTTGACTGCGTCAACACCGGTGTACTCGTGCTGAACGATAATGGCGCCGTCTATCAAAAAAACAGCGAGGCTTTGCGTTTGCTCGGACTGAATGTATTTACCCATATCAACCAATTAACCCGTATAGATCCCCGTCTTACGAATATCCTTGCCAATTGCCGTCCGGGTGACAAATTTCAAATTCCATTCAGCAACGAACGAGGTACTGTAAATCTGTCTGTCCGTGTCAGTAATATCACCGTGCGGAAAGAGCATCTGCGCATTCTCGCTCTGAATGACATCAACAGTGAACTGGATGAAAAAGAAATTGATTCATGGATTCGTCTCACACGTGTACTGACTCACGAAATAATGAATGCCGTCACTCCGATAACTTCATTAAGTGACACTTTACTGAACCTCACTGCCTCCCCCTCCTCTCAAGATGAAATACGCAGCGGGCTGCAGACCATCAGCAGCACAGGAAAAGGATTGCTTGCATTTATTGAATCTTACCGCAAATTCACACGTATCCCTACCCCTGAACCTTCGTTATTTTATGTAAAAAGTTTCATTGAGCGTATGGTGGAACTGGCACGTCACCAACATCCCGATGTACATGTCACTTTCCATACACACATTACACCGAATGATCTGATTCTGTATGCAGACGAAAATCTAATTTCACAAGTCCTTATCAATCTTCTCAAAAATGCCATACAGGCCATCGAGGCAGATAAAATGCCGGATAAAGAAGGCAACATCCACATCCGAGCTTACTGCAACGAAACCGAGGCCATCTTGATCGAAATTTCCAACAATGGTCTTGCAATTCCTCAGGAGATTGCCGAACATATATTTATCCCCTTCTTTACCACTAAAGAGGGAGGAAGTGGCATAGGATTAAGCATTTCACGCCAAATTATGCGCCTTTCCGGAGGGAACATTTCTTTATTGCCAGGTAAAGAAACTACATTTATATTGAAATTTAATTGA
- a CDS encoding sigma-54-dependent transcriptional regulator, which translates to MAKKSGNILIVDDNRGVLAALQLLLKPHFDRISTLSSPATLPSVLREEDWQVVLLDMNFTSGINTGNEGLYWLHEIKKQHSSLPVVLFTAYADIDLAVRGIKEGASDFIVKPWDNQRLVETLLNAASTANPKVLAEANKRAGSSHSPSESHAMYWGESPAMQRLRLLVEKVAATDANILITGENGTGKEMLAREIHALSSRNRQEIVSVDMGAITESLFESELFGHVKGSFTDAHADRAGKFEAADHSSLFLDEIGNLPYHLQAKLLTAIQRRSIVRVGSNTLIPVNIRLICATNRNLTEMVEKGDFREDLLYRINTIHLEIPSLRERPEDIIPLAERFITRFCKQYDKPLVKLTDGARERLTLHPWYGNIRELEHAIEKAIIICENTFLPAELFQLPRRTATVEATASTLEEMEMRMIRNTLDKCNGNLSAVASQLGITRQTLYNKMKKYGI; encoded by the coding sequence ATGGCAAAAAAATCAGGAAATATCCTTATCGTCGATGATAACCGGGGCGTACTGGCCGCTTTGCAACTTCTGCTGAAACCTCATTTTGACAGGATAAGCACACTATCTTCACCTGCAACTCTCCCCAGCGTACTGCGCGAAGAAGACTGGCAGGTAGTTCTTCTTGATATGAATTTCACTTCAGGTATCAATACAGGAAATGAAGGTCTGTATTGGCTGCACGAAATAAAAAAACAGCATTCCTCCCTGCCCGTCGTACTTTTTACCGCATACGCCGACATCGACCTTGCTGTACGGGGCATCAAAGAGGGCGCATCAGATTTTATCGTAAAGCCTTGGGATAATCAAAGACTGGTAGAAACCTTGCTGAATGCAGCATCAACAGCAAATCCCAAAGTTCTTGCCGAGGCAAACAAAAGAGCTGGAAGCAGTCATTCTCCTTCAGAATCACATGCCATGTATTGGGGAGAGAGTCCTGCCATGCAACGGCTTCGACTTCTGGTAGAGAAAGTCGCTGCCACCGATGCCAATATCCTCATCACCGGCGAAAATGGCACAGGAAAAGAAATGCTGGCACGTGAAATACATGCACTGTCATCACGCAACCGGCAAGAAATAGTAAGTGTAGATATGGGGGCAATCACCGAAAGTCTGTTTGAGAGCGAACTGTTCGGCCACGTGAAAGGCTCCTTTACCGATGCGCATGCCGACCGTGCAGGTAAATTCGAAGCAGCCGACCATAGCTCGCTTTTTCTCGATGAAATAGGAAATCTCCCATACCACCTGCAAGCCAAACTACTGACCGCCATCCAAAGACGGAGCATCGTGCGCGTAGGAAGCAACACTCTCATTCCCGTAAATATCCGTCTCATCTGCGCTACCAACCGTAACCTTACGGAAATGGTGGAAAAAGGAGACTTTCGCGAAGATTTATTATACCGAATCAATACCATACATCTTGAAATACCTTCGTTGCGTGAGCGTCCTGAAGATATAATTCCTCTGGCAGAACGTTTTATCACCCGTTTTTGCAAACAATATGATAAGCCCTTGGTCAAACTGACCGACGGGGCCCGTGAGAGATTGACGCTTCATCCGTGGTATGGCAACATCCGTGAATTGGAACATGCCATTGAAAAAGCCATTATCATCTGTGAGAATACGTTCCTGCCTGCAGAATTGTTCCAACTGCCCCGCCGCACAGCGACTGTCGAAGCCACAGCCTCCACTCTCGAAGAAATGGAAATGCGGATGATCCGGAATACATTAGATAAATGCAACGGAAACCTCTCGGCAGTCGCTTCCCAACTGGGCATCACAAGACAGACATTATACAATAAGATGAAAAAATATGGAATTTAA
- a CDS encoding metallophosphoesterase family protein yields MKIFRYTIISFLCLAMGGCDLIEYHPYDVRISGETDVNAHNIERIEKNCKGKTTIRFVTMGDSQRWYDETIDFVNHLNERDDIDFVIHGGDMSDFGVTKEFLWQRDIMSKLKMPYVTLIGNHDCLGTGEETYRVVFGEPNFAFIAGRTKFVCLNTNAIEYDYSRPIPDFEFLTSQIHDRATEFNKTVISMHIRPFCDEFNNNVAHVFQRYVNEFPGIQFCTAAHEHHLFEEDLFGDGVMYYMSDCMKRRCYYIFTITPDGYEHEAVYY; encoded by the coding sequence ATGAAAATATTCCGATACACCATCATCTCCTTCCTCTGCCTGGCAATGGGAGGTTGTGACCTGATAGAATATCATCCCTATGACGTACGCATCAGCGGTGAAACAGATGTCAATGCACATAATATTGAACGGATAGAGAAAAACTGCAAGGGTAAGACTACCATCCGGTTTGTTACAATGGGCGACTCGCAACGCTGGTATGACGAAACTATCGATTTTGTAAATCACCTCAATGAACGGGATGATATAGATTTTGTCATTCATGGAGGAGATATGAGCGACTTCGGCGTGACAAAAGAGTTCCTTTGGCAACGGGATATAATGAGCAAGCTTAAAATGCCTTATGTGACGCTTATCGGCAACCACGATTGCCTCGGTACAGGAGAAGAAACTTATCGTGTGGTCTTTGGCGAGCCTAATTTCGCATTCATCGCCGGACGAACAAAGTTCGTCTGCCTGAACACCAATGCCATCGAATATGATTATTCCCGTCCTATTCCCGACTTTGAATTTCTCACATCTCAAATACATGACCGTGCAACCGAATTCAACAAGACAGTAATATCCATGCATATCCGCCCGTTTTGCGATGAGTTCAATAATAATGTGGCTCATGTGTTCCAACGTTATGTCAACGAATTTCCCGGCATACAATTTTGCACCGCCGCCCACGAACATCACCTGTTCGAAGAAGATCTTTTCGGCGACGGAGTCATGTACTACATGAGTGACTGCATGAAAAGACGATGCTATTATATATTCACTATAACCCCTGACGGCTATGAACATGAAGCGGTTTATTATTAA